A region of the Larus michahellis chromosome 4, bLarMic1.1, whole genome shotgun sequence genome:
CACCTGCCGTGGGCGGCTGGGACCTcctcccctctctgcagcccccctTTGGGGGCAGGACCCCTCTGGGAAAGGGGGGCTTAGACCTGGGGGCCCCAGCCCCATGCAGCCGTGGGGGAGTAAGAGGGCTGGAGGCAGACAGTCCCTTCTGACGGGGTTTGGGTTGCAGCCCAGCCGGCAGCTGGTTCTGGGTCTCCAGCCTGggggctcccctcagccccttgcTGGCGAGTCCCCAGCACTCTGCCCTGCTCAGGCCCCCGGCCGCTGCCCGGGCTGAGGTGTTGAGCAATGTCCGGGCTTTGCTCGCCTCTTCCCGGCAGCCGTTTCCCGCGCTCTGGCATGAGCTGGGGGGATTAGCGTGCTGCTCGTTGCACTGCGCGGCTGGGAGGAGGAATGGGTCAGGGCTAGGAGCCTGCTGCCACCGGGCAAGACCATCTGGGCAAGGCGCTTGGAGTAGCAAAGCATGGGGGAATTAGGGAAATAATCTGTCGCTGTTGATCCCAGTGGCGGGAATTTGCAGCGTTGTGCCAGGCCCCAGGCGCGGAAGAGGGGGAGAGCTAGGCCGGCGGACGTGTGAGCGGAGCTCCCAGCTGGAATGCACCAGCTCAGCAAGGGATTGTCCTCCCTGGGCCGGGCAGGCGCTGCACTGGGAGCCTGGTGCCCGTGACGGCTGCCCAGGCCATGGCGGCAGCAGACAGCCCCTCAGCCGCCCTGCGGCGACGCGACCTCTGCAGCCGAGGCATCCGCCTGGCTGGAAAGATGCGCTCGGATGTCGTCGACCTTCTGGACACCTATGTGAGTTTGCCATGCTCCGTCCGGCTGCCCACAGGCTGGGAGTGCTGCGGGGTGGCCGCCACTGACGGGCTCTGGGGGGCTtctggcagctgtgctgggcACGAGGGCTCTGGGCCATCGTAGAGGTGGGGGATGAAATGCTGCCGGTGTCTGGGCCTTGGCACAGCGGGCTGATGCTTGGGCAAATCTTGAGCACTGGGCCTTGCACTGCCCCAAATGGCTCTTGGCCAGCGCTGGAGCTGAACCGGGGCCCCCCAGAGCCAGCGCTGACAGGGCTCAGTGTGGGGAGGTCCCACGGTTTCCCCTCCACCGCTGACCCCTGCCTGCTCTCGCCCCCGCAGGTGGAGCGGCAGGGCTTGGACGCCTCAGCCAGCGTGGCGGCAGTGGAGGGGGTGCCGGCGGCAGCAGTGGAGCGCTGGGATGAGCAGACGGGGACACAGCGGCTGCTGGAGAACCTGGCCGCGTACCGGGCCTTCCGCGTCCTGCTGTCCCAGATGCTGGAGGAGCATCGGGAGCAGCTGGGGGAGGCCGATGCCGCCCTGGGCCGGGCGCTGGCGAGCGTCCTGCTCCAGGTCTCAGCCTTCGCCTACCACCTCGAGGAGCTGCTGCGGCTGGAGAGCCGCGGCCCCCCCAGCGAGGAGGgggctcccccacccccagccccccacctcgGCCTCTTCGAGAGGAAGCTGCGGGGCCTGGGGGTGCTGCGGGAGCTGGCCCAGTGGGCTGTCAGGTCCGCGCGGGACCtgcggcagctcaccaagcccaGCCCGGGCAGTGGCTCGGCCCCCAGCTGGGCTGAGAGCCCCTGAAGGcgggtggggggcgggggtgcTTGGGTCCCGCTGGGGCATAGTGGGGGGCTCCCTGACTGCCCCTGCGGAGGGCTGCTGACAGCCCAGGGGGCTGTTTGAGGAGGTGGGTGGATGGGAGGGACCACATTGTTAGCCCCCATGCCCCCCATGCTTTTGGTGCCACTCCCTGTGGGCCCCTTTCtctgtggggaaactgaggcacgggccATGCTCCACCCCAGAGGGAGGGGGATCCCCGGGCAGGGCGAGCCTCGGGGGTGGCTcgggctctgcctgctggggGGTTGGAATTATACCCCGGGAAGCAGCTTTGCTGCTCACCCCAGGGCCCAGAGTCTGTGGCGCTCAGTGGgctgcagcagtgctgccttTTTCTCTGAAATTCGGTTGCTGCTGGGCTTGCAGTGGACGGAAGCTGCCTTGGGGCTCCTGCAGAGGCAAGGCAGgagcaaagggacagaaaaatattGGCTGGTGAAAGGAGTCTTGGGACCTGCCCCCCAGCAGCAAGACGCAAGGCTTCACCTCCTTCACATGGACTCTTCTGCCTGGCTCGCGTTTTCTGCGCATTGAATTTCTGCTCTAATTACTCGGGGGCTTttttgcgggggtgggggggagggggtgtgtgtgttacAATCAGAAGGGGATTTCTTAACCGCTTGGGCAAAGTAACAGAGAGGATCTTTTAACTTAAGGCTGTGATTCAAAAGACCCTCTGCAAGGAGGTTTGTGCCTCCAGGGATTATTTTGGGACTGGAAACACCATAGAGGATTAAACAGGCCCAACCACATCGCTCACCCTGTGAAGGGGAATGCCATGAGGTTTTGTGGCTGCCTGGGCTGTGGTTTTTCTTGCGGAATGGATGTGATGGCTGCTGAGCAAATAAAAGGGCTGTGAGACCTGCTGCGGTGACGTGACTTCTTGGGGGAGGTGGAACTGTGGGACTCAGCCTCACCGGAGACCTGGGCTGCCCTGTTCCTGCCCCAGGAAAGGGTCAGTCCCAGTGGggtgggaggtttgggggggatGGGACCcactgggatgctgtgggaagATGAAGGATCTGGGGAAGAAGGAGCTGGCGGTggtggaggatgaggaggaggtggggggggtcgCTGGGGTTGTACCCCATCCTGGTGcagccctgccttcctgcctgaACTGTGAGAGGGAAGGGAACATGGAGGGACACCGGCGGCACAGggtgaggaggaggctggggacgTGACCAGCCAGCCCTGCACAAAGCAGCTTTGTGGCGGCAGCACCAGGCACAGTGCCTGCCCCAGTGGCGTCTGCGTGGGCACGGGGGGCCCCGGCATCTGTGTGGGCACAGGGGGCCCCCAACACCCATCCTGCCTACCCTCCCCCGGCCCCATCATGGCGAGCAGGGCCACAGGGTCGGGGCTGCCCTGCGGGGTCGGGCCGAGGGTGGTTTGGTGGTGCCCATTGTTTTGTCAGTGATGCCCAAGAGGAGGAACGTGGATCTTCGTCATTGCCACTTATTGGCTGACCTCAGCTTTGCCGCTCAGACTGGATTATTTGCAATGTTTCTGCTTCCCTGCATTTGTGAATAACATTTTctgtccctttattttttttcaggattagTCAAAGTAAGTCCCTTTCCCAGCAAGTACTTCTCTCTCCCGCCCTTCTCTGCGTTGTGTGCCTGAAGCCGTCTTGCTTTTCTCCCCTT
Encoded here:
- the CNTF gene encoding ciliary neurotrophic factor isoform X1: MAAADSPSAALRRRDLCSRGIRLAGKMRSDVVDLLDTYVERQGLDASASVAAVEGVPAAAVERWDEQTGTQRLLENLAAYRAFRVLLSQMLEEHREQLGEADAALGRALASVLLQVSAFAYHLEELLRLESRGPPSEEGAPPPPAPHLGLFERKLRGLGVLRELAQWAVRSARDLRQLTKPSPGSGSAPSWAESP
- the CNTF gene encoding ciliary neurotrophic factor isoform X2 codes for the protein MAAADSPSAALRRRDLCSRGIRLAGKMRSDVVDLLDTYVERQGLDASASVAAVEGVPAAAVERWDEQTGTQRLLENLAAYRAFRVLLSQMLEEHREQLGEADAALGRALASVLLQWTEAALGLLQRQGRSKGTEKYWLVKGVLGPAPQQQDARLHLLHMDSSAWLAFSAH